Part of the Candidatus Scalindua japonica genome is shown below.
CTGCTAAACAGAAGTCCTTATTCTGGTGTCGTGTTACTGGCGGTAACGATACCCCGATTGTACTTATGCACTACAGTCCCAGCCGTGCAGGAGCTGTAGCCAGCAAACTGTTGGAAGGGTTCAGTGGTTTTTGCAAACCGATGGTTACGCTGGTTATGGGGCATCAGCCTCGCGTCCTAATGTTATCCAGTTGGGATGCTGGGCACATGTTCGTCGTAAGTTTGATGTTGCAAGAAAAGCCAGTTCGCCAGGCGCTGCCAATATTGCCCGGCAAGGCATGGAGTTGATCAGAGAACTCTACTACCTTGACAATCAAGAAAAAGAGAAACCACCGGATCAACGAAAGAGATATAGACAAGAGGTAGTTAAGTCTTGCTTGGATAAGATCCGTTCCTGGATTAATAGAAATCAGGTGCAGGCGTTTAGCTATGGAGGTTTGCTGTCGAATGCATTTACCTACATTAACAACCAATGGTCAAAACTAACAGTTTTCGTGGAAGACGGACGCCTGCAACTGGACAACAACAATGCGGAACGTCATATCCGGCCTATTGCGACGGGTAGAAAGGTGTGGTTGTTTGCACAAAGCGAGGCCGGTGCAAGGGCAACTGCAACTTGGTATTCGCTGGTTGAAACTGCAAGGGCTAATGGATTAGAGCCTTACTGGTATCTTCGAAAGGTTTTCGAAGAGATGCCAATGTATTTACGAGATCGAAAACCAGTAAATGATTTACTGCCTTGGAATGTCGATTCCAAGGAACTGGAGCAACTCGCTAGACGTGATTAACTGGGTGCTTACTGATTGAAGATGAAGATTTGAATATTCTATCATTAGTCTGGGGATTATTTAAAGGAATCAATTTCAATATTAGGAAAATATATAGTACAGCAAGGCAAAAGTTTCAATGGAGTTGATGCCTTATATATTCTTTCGTCTAGAATGATAGCAAATGAGTTGATTGGAACGGATACAAAGATATTTTTGATAACAAGCGATCAAAAACTCTACAATGCGGCAAAAGATGAAAGTTTATTTGAAACTTTTCACTTTTGGACATGTAACCTTGGGTGTGGACATCAAAATCATATACCTGCAAAGGGTGCTAAAGATAGACAAAGAGAAAATTTTGAATGTAAAAAATGTGGTACTAATACCTTAATTAGAAGTGAATTTATTTCTACAAATACATGTCCAATATGTGGTAATCATTGTAGTGAGTGTAATTACGAAAATTGTGTCTCAACTTATATTCTTAATTTGTAATTTTTAAAGAAACAGGCTTTTTCTGCAATCTACCGAATTATCATTTCAAACAGACATAAAATCATCATTTAATGGGCAGAGCACGTTACGTGTATTGGACTTAATGGATAAGGGGGAAAATAATTGTCGTTAGACAGGAGAAATAGTTGACGCCAGTCAGAAGATACTTTTGTCATTTGCGAATGTCCCACTCAAAACCGATATCATCTAACTGTTTGATATGATCACCACTAAGTTCTCCTTTTCTATATTTTGCTCGTTGAGTATTTGCCCACTGTCCAAGGTGCCAACTAGCAGAAACATTACAATTTCCATGATCTTCCTTGTATTTTTTAAGTTCATCGAGCATTTGAACCCACGTTTTAATATTCCTTACACTCGTCTTCCTTATATTATAACTATCCTGCTTTTTTTTATGTGGAACCCACTCAAATCCAATACTTTCTAAACTTTCAATACGTTCATTACTAAGATTTTCAGTTCTGTATTTTGTGCGTTGAGCTGCAACCCAATTAACAAGTTTCTTGTCTGGCCAACTTTTAGGAACGTTACAGTTTCCATACAAATTCTTGTATGTTATTAAGGTTTTTAACTTTTCATGCCACAATTTTTTTTGTATTTCTTCTTTTGCCTCTTTTAAAGGAGACACCCACTCAAATCCAATACTTTCTAAACTTTCGATACGTTCATTACTAAGACTTTCAGTTCTGTACTTTGCTCGTTGAGTTGCAACCCAATTAACAAGCTTTTTATCTGGCCAACTGTTAGGAACGTTACAATTTCCATACATGTTCTTGTATGTTATTAAGGTTTTTAGCTTTTCATGCCACAATTTTTTTTGCCTTTCTTCTTCTGCCTTTTTAAAAGGAGAGACCCACTCAAATCCGATACTTTCTAAACTTTCAATACGTTCATTACTAAGATTTTCAGTTCTGTATTCTGTACGTTGTCTAGACACCCAACCAACAAGTTTCTTGTCTGGCCAACCGTTAGGAACGTTACAATCTTCATACATGTTTTTGTATGTAGTTAAAGCTTCAAACATCTCGCCCCATTTTTTTTCGTGATGTTTTCTCAATAATGAGTTATCGGCATGCCAAGCAAAACCGATATCTTCTAAACGTTTGATATGATCTTTGCTTAATAGTTTGTATGTGTAATTAGAACGCTGTGTTCCAACCCAAATTGCTAGTTGCTTATTTTCGTTCCAATTGCTGGGGACATTACAATCTCCAAATATTTCTTTATATTGTATTAACTCACCGTATCTCAAATCCCAGGTATTACTCAGCTTGTCTGTACATACGGCAGTAATTGACTCTTTAATGGTCTTAAGTGAAATATCTACACCAAAAAAGTCTATCTTATCACCAAAGTCATCACTTTTTTGTTTTCTGTGCCTTCCCTTATTTTCCTGCATCAGTCTTATGGTGTCAGCAAGAACTTCATCCTGCTCCTGCATTGCCTGTAATATATTCCAGACTTCTCCAAAATCAGTTTTATCTACAGCATCTTCTATCCTTTCCTCTGTTGCCATTTCCAGATAAAGAGGCACTAGTATATACCCGTATGTTTTATCAGGGTTTTGTGGGTCTTTTCGCATTGCCCGTCCTGTTGCTTGTACTATATCTACCTTGCTTTTTTTTGGTGACATGAATGCTACCAAGTCAACAGCAGGCAGATCAACCCCCTCGGTAAGACAACGTGCATTAGAAATAACTGAACAATCTGAGTTCTTAAATTCATTCATAACTCCCTCACGTGCTGCGGTAG
Proteins encoded:
- a CDS encoding DEAD/DEAH box helicase; protein product: MLPKHYKTSFFLKTRLFDNLTCFAELEDRISKLPTTVDIGDAFEVFAEAYFFTQKIEQAEEVWPFKSIPSGIKENLSLGNNQQDNGVDGVYKTTSNTFNAYQAKFRKGRPSLTWREISTFMGLTDNVRQRVLFTNSNDITSVINERTGFHCIRGNDLDRLEKSDFETILKWLQSGEVEVERKTPLPHQKEAIEDILSTLKDEDRATALMACGTGKTLVALWVSEQMDCKNTLVLLPSLTLVRQTLHEWLKETKWQHISYLCVCSDPTVASKELDSIKINQSDLDFAVTTESSTVKQFLSQNTEGVKIVFSTYQSAHIVAEGMDNIHRFDLGIFDEAHKTAGREGKKFGFALKDDNLCSKKRLFLTATPRHYNINKKNEEGNFDLVYSMDNSDVYGKVAHELSFAKAAHQDIICNYKVIISVVTSEQVSKELLKRGEVIINGDVVNAQLVAHQIAFRDAINKYNIKRVFTFHKSINTAKSFTGKGSEGIRRHLPKFNTFHVNGTMSTAAREGVMNEFKNSDCSVISNARCLTEGVDLPAVDLVAFMSPKKSKVDIVQATGRAMRKDPQNPDKTYGYILVPLYLEMATEERIEDAVDKTDFGEVWNILQAMQEQDEVLADTIRLMQENKGRHRKQKSDDFGDKIDFFGVDISLKTIKESITAVCTDKLSNTWDLRYGELIQYKEIFGDCNVPSNWNENKQLAIWVGTQRSNYTYKLLSKDHIKRLEDIGFAWHADNSLLRKHHEKKWGEMFEALTTYKNMYEDCNVPNGWPDKKLVGWVSRQRTEYRTENLSNERIESLESIGFEWVSPFKKAEEERQKKLWHEKLKTLITYKNMYGNCNVPNSWPDKKLVNWVATQRAKYRTESLSNERIESLESIGFEWVSPLKEAKEEIQKKLWHEKLKTLITYKNLYGNCNVPKSWPDKKLVNWVAAQRTKYRTENLSNERIESLESIGFEWVPHKKKQDSYNIRKTSVRNIKTWVQMLDELKKYKEDHGNCNVSASWHLGQWANTQRAKYRKGELSGDHIKQLDDIGFEWDIRK